A part of Pseudomonadota bacterium genomic DNA contains:
- a CDS encoding class I SAM-dependent methyltransferase — MNSIQDTTNQTLPNNTQEVRQMFDKIAPTYDLLNWVLSLGLHRLWEKKLVGGLPHNPRGVYMDLCTGTGAIVPGLLKRCARVVGVDISPQMLGVA; from the coding sequence ATGAACTCAATCCAGGATACTACTAACCAGACTCTGCCGAACAACACACAAGAGGTTCGGCAAATGTTCGATAAGATAGCTCCAACCTACGATCTCCTTAATTGGGTGTTGAGCCTGGGGTTGCACCGTTTGTGGGAGAAAAAACTAGTCGGGGGCCTTCCCCATAATCCTCGCGGTGTTTACATGGACCTCTGTACGGGGACCGGTGCGATTGTACCTGGCCTGCTTAAGCGCTGCGCCAGGGTGGTTGGGGTTGATATCTCTCCTCAGATGTTAGGGGTAGCG